The genomic segment TCTGAAATGGGGCAGACCATGAGCGAAATCGTTGCCTATGGCACTGCGGTAATCATCGACCCGATCGCGCCATAATCATGTTGCGCACGGCCTTGCTTGGATTTGCCATATTGCTGACCTGCGCCGGTATTTTTTGCAGTGTGCGTGGTACGCCGGGGGCTTTTCCATTGACTACCTGGGGCTTGATACTGCTTGTTGCTGTGCTGATCGAGCGCTGGCGCTATACCCGTAGGCACACAGCCGATGAAGGACCGTGGCAGGAAACCGGTGAGCGTTTTGTCGATCCGGAATCAGGGCGCTTGATGCGCGTTCTCTACAGCCCGAGCAGCGGCGAACGCCGCTACGTCGCCGTCGGCGAAAATCCCGATATCGCGCCATAATGTGGCAGGCAGCAACAGCCGTTGCTCGCCATTATCCTTAAAGTGACATGACACAAATACTTGGCCCCTCATTCAAACTGGTCGAAGAAATCGACGTCTCGCAACTGGCCGAAGCAGGCGGTTTTGGCAGCCGGACCCGGCCGCTACTGGTAAAAGGTGCGCTGCGAAACTGGCCGGCGCAGCAAAACTGGTCGTTCGACAAACTGGCGCAATTGCGTAACAAAGATGGTTCGGAGCCGACCAGGAAGTTCCAGAACGGTCTGGTAGAGCAGGGCGAAACCCAGGAACGGCCATTGCTGCCTATCGCGCCTTATTTGCGCGAACTGGCGACGCTTGCCTCGCAGCCGGTCAGTGAAGATGCGGGATTGTTGCCGAACCGGCAGCGGCGCCAGTTGCAGGCCGGGGAAGAATTCCATCTCAACTGGGCTCACATGCAATCGTTTACGCCGCACCGCAATTACCTGGCGCAATGGAGCATCCTAGAAGATTTTCCGCAACTGCGTAGCGATTTCGATATCCGTAGCTTGTGGCCGGGCTGGCGCTGGACCTGGGAGTCGGTGTTTATCGGCCCAGCCAACACCCATACCGGACTGCATCGCGACGTCCCGAACAACTGGTTTTGCCAGGCGCGCGGGGTCAAGGAATTTGTCATGTTCCCACCGTCGGAAGAAGCGTACATGAACCCGTCCGACAAATACGACTGGGGTGCGACGCTAAGCAGCATCAATATCGCCCGCTTTAATGAACATCCAGAGCAACTGCAGGCGCTGGAGCGCGCCAAGGGCCTGTATGTGCGCGTAGAGGAGGGCGATGCTTTGTTCATTCCAAAGGGAACCTGGCATGCCGTGGTATCGCTGGCGCCGTCGATTAGCCTGGCGGTGTTCGGCCTCACCGCCAAGGAAATCCTGCTCAGCGGCGTGCCGACTGCGACCAAGGACCTGCTGCACAATATGCATCTGTATCGCTGGGGGCATTGCATCTGTCATAAACACTTGGCGTAGAACCGGCCGGCAGCCATAAATGCTTATGGTGCCCGTAGGAAATTCCATTAGAATGGGTAGCAGTCCGATCAACCCTGCAAACTCAACGGAAATATGGATATCCTGACGCTGGAACACTTTGCTGCGCGCCTGAACGAGACGTTTTTTTCCGTGGACGACGGCAATGCCAGTTTCGTACTGGTCGAAGTCAAGCCGCTGGCGGCTCCTACCTTGCAGGGCATGATGCGGGCGCCGTTCAGCCTGCTGTTCCGCAACTGTTCGCCGATCTTGTTCACCCAGAAAATTTTCAATATGAAGCATGAAGCGATAGGCCAGGTTGGCATTTTCATGGTGCCGGTGGCGCGTGACCGCGATGGTTTCCTCTATCAGGCGGTGTTCAACTAGGCGAGGAGCCTTTCGCCGCGGCCAACCATCGCATGGCTGTATACGGACCCTCCTGCGCCGTCGCCACAAAGCCAAGGCGCTCATACAAGCGCCGCGCTGCGGCGTTGCGTTCGTCAACGTGCAAATTCACACAGCTCCCTACGCCCTCCGCCAGTATTTGTATATGACGGATCAAGGCTGAGCCTATTCCGTTGCCGCGCCATGCTGGCAACAGGCTAATGTCCACGATGAGAAATTCCGGCGCCTGGCGCGACAGATATATACGTCCGATCGGCTGCCCATTGGCGTCAATCCTCAGGAAATCTGCGTTTTTGAAATGCGATAGATAATGCTTATGTTGAAGCGTAAACTGGCTGTCAAGAAAAGCAATTTTGTGCGCACGCGGCCAAGGCACTTGCGCTAGTTCGTCGCTGCGCAGTTGATGGTACAGATCGCGCAGGAAGCCGATATCCGACGTCGCGCAGGCATGCAGGCTGACACCGCATGCATCCAGGGAGACGGGTGCGGTCAATCCTGCGCTAGCCGGAAATTCCGGCAGCGCAGGTAAGTCGGCCTCAGCCGAACGAAGGGAATACACCTTGCAGCGCGATGCAGAAGTTCAGAGCCAACAACGGCTGGCGATTTTCGTGCGGCTGACTGCCTCCGGCCACGCCAATCACCGGGATTGCCAGAGTCGTGTTCGGTGTCGGATTGCCCGGAACATAGGTGGAGGTGCCTGTTGGTCCCATAAGGCCGAAACCATTGTCTGGCACATTTTTCTGCGACGCGGCATCCGGCTGGTGATAGATATTCATGGCGTGTGAGTGTGAAGGTATTTGCGCGCTAGTCAGCGTCACCTCTTCGACGCCGAAAGGTTCCCCGATGTCGCGTTGCGTCAGCCCCGGCCCTTGTCCCTGGCTGCAGGCGGTGCGGCCGGCAAAATTGGGAAGCTGGAAATTGGTCTGGCCGTTGCCGCCGTAGTTGGTTCCTAACAATGAAAACAGCGCCGAATACTGGCTGATCGGGAGCAGGGCGCCGTTGCATTGCGCCCAGTCAACCGGCGCGAAATTGAAGCCGAAAATCTGAATTTCACCGACGTATGGCGTGGTCATGGTATTCCTCTTGTCTTTGCTGTTGGCTATGCCTGCACACAAAAAATGTTTTGCGGCAGGCGCTCTGGCTGTTATGACTGCGACGGAAATATCCCTGCCCAGGCGATACAAAACGACACCGTCAAGGTCGGCATGGTGTTGTCGTGCGGCAGGTTGTTGCCTGCGGACGAAATCGCCGCCGGCGTCAAGACAAACGGGGTAAGTCCGCTGACGCTGTTGGTGTACGTCTTATCGCTGTTGGCGGCTGCGCCAAGCTGGACGTTGCTTGCCGGCGTCGTCACGGTTGCAAGGGTAGTGGTTGCGGCATACGGGTGGCTATGCCCCGGCATGCTGCTACTCAGCAATGTGACGTTTTCCACGCCGTCTACCTGTCCTTGTACGCGCGTTGTCAATCCCGGGCCGGTGCCTTGGTGCAGCGGTACCCGGCCGCGCATGTCAGGCATGTTGAAAGTCTGCTGGCCATCACCGCCATAAGTGGTGCCAATCAATGCATACAGCGTCTCATAAGTCGAGATTGCCTGCGAACTGCCGTCGCATGCCAGCCATCCTGTCGGTATCCGGGAAAAAGCAAACAGGCGAATTTCGCCTACATATGGTGTGCTCATTATTGTTATCCCTAAAAGTTATTCTGGTTTAGTTGCGCGACGGGAAAATTCCAGTGAGAGCAATATTGAAATTCAACACCAGACACGGCTGCATGTTTTGATGCGGTCCGCTACCGCCGCTACTGGACAAGGTCGACGGCGCCAACGTCACTTGCGGCCCGGCTGCTGTCGCATAAATCGCCTCGCTGCCACTGCCTCCATACAGGGCATTGGTCGGATTCTTGACGCTGCCGGCAGTGGTTGATGCGTTCGCCAGATGATTGTGCTGCGGCATTTGAGACTGCAGCAAAGTGACCGTTTCAACGCCTGTGGGCTGGCCCTGGACATAAGGTGACGGCTGCCAGGCTGGATCGACCGAAGGGCCGGTATGAAGGGGAGCGCGGCCCTGCAGATTGGGCAGGGCGAAAGTGGTTTGGCCGTTGCCGCCGTACATCACCCCCAGCAGGGAAAACAGCGCGGCATTTTGGTTGATCGGCAGTAACTGGCCATTGCAAAGTGCAAAGCCCCTCGGCGCAAAATTGAATCCAGTTAACATTATTTGTCCAACGTAACATTCAGCCATCTATTCTCTCCCAAGATTGGTATTGCAGTGGTAATGACAGCGGTAAAGGCTTAGTCGGCAACTGTGTTATTTGAGCAACAGATGATGAAAAACAATAATTTACAATCAAATATTGTTGGACATTCATGAATTCGAGGTAGCATACGTTGCTGCATAGCAATCGTCAAGCGCGCGAAAATTGCTCATGAGAACCGCGCAACACAATTGTTGAAACACTGATTAAACGAAATCGAGTCGTCCATGAAGGCGGTCTTGAATACTAAAAAAATGTCAGGGAGGTTTCATGTTGCACAGTCCATGCGGTCGTGTCGGCGCTCGTTTATTTTCATCGCCCAAGTCAATTTCAGCATTTGATAATGTTTCGAATCAGCGCTGTAAGCAGGGCTTGGTTTTGGCGTGGTTTGCCCACCTTCTGCGGGGCTTTGCCTATGCGGCGATTTTCGGCTGGTCGAGTTTTGCCTACGCCTTCAGCCCCAGCACCGAATGTCCGCCAATTCAGTCAATAACGGTTGCCTCCGGCGGCACCTCGACTACCGACTTGTCCGGCTGTTCGGTATTCGGCCTGGACGGGATGCCGACCGCGCCTTCGCACGGCACGCTGTCAGACATGAATCCAACCACCGGCAATGGCGACAGCAAGGTCATATACGTCAACAATGGTGACGGTGCGCTCTCCGACAGTTTTGTCGTGCTAGACGATTTGAATGGAACAATCACCTTCACGGTCACGGTCTTGCCGGCAGCCTCGCCGATTACGGTAACGCCAGCCACCTTGCCGGCGCCATCCATCGGCAACGCCTATAGCCAGAGCCTGAGCGCCTCAGGCGGGGTTGCACCGTATACCTACTCCCTCTCATCAGGCAGCCTGCCGGCCGGCTTGAGCATATCCGCAGCCGGCTTGATTTCCGGCACGCCAACGGCCGCAGGGGCATTTACGTTCACCGTAGGCGTGCTCGATTCGACCACTCCGACGGCATTGAGCACGACCAAGACCTATTCGATGACGGTTGCCGTTCCGACGATGGTGCTGGCTCCCGCCAGTCCGCCGGCGGGAACGATATCGCTGCCGTACAGCCAGCAAATGAGCACGACCGGCGGGACCGCGCCCTACAGCTATGCGATACAGGTTGGCCTGGGAACGCTGCCGCCGGGATTGACCTTGTCGCCCAGCGGCCTGATTTCGGGAACCCCGACTACTGCCGGCAGTTCTACTTTCTCACTCAAATACACCGATAGCACCTCTGGCACCGGGCCATTTTCCCAAGCACAGAATGTGACGATCGTGATCAACGCGTCGCCGGTGATTGTCATCACCCCAACCGTGCTACCGGCCGCCACAGTCGCCGCGGCGTTTAGCCAAAGCCTGTCTGCCAGCGGCGGCACTGCGCCGTATACCTTTGCAATTAGTGCAGGGGCGCTGCCTGCTGGACTGACCTTATCAAGTGCTGGCCTCTTGTCGGGTACGCCAACCGCAGGCGGTACTTTCAATTTCACGGTCAGGGGAACTGATCAGAGCTCCTTTAGCGGCACGCAAGCCTATACGCTGACGGTCAATGCGCCGACCATCGCGATAACGCCTACGACATTGCCCGCGGCGACCGTCGCTACGGCGTATAGCCAGACTGCGGTAGCCAGTGGCGGTACAGCCGGATATACCTATGCGATCTCTGCCGGCGCTTTGCCGGCGGGGGTGACTTTGTCTGGCGGCGGGACGATATCCGGTACGCCAACTGCGGGCGGCACCTTTAATTTTACGGTGCGCGCGACGGATAGTTCGACCGGCACCGGCCCATATATTGGCGCGAGGGCTTATTCCATGACGGTCAATGCGCCGACCATCGCGATCACCCCCGTCAGCCTGCCGGCCATGACGGTTGCCAGCAGCTTTACGCAAAACCTGACGGCCAGCGGCGGCATTGCCTCTTACACCTATACTGTTAGCGCCGGCGCACTGCCGAATGGATTGACATTGGCTGCAAACGGAACCTTGTCTGGTACGCCGACTGTATCGGGGCCATTCAATTTCACAGTCACAGCGACCGATAGTTCGACAGGCAGCGGCCCGTATACAGGTTCACGGGCTTATTCGGTCAACGTTAGTGCCGGTTTGCCGGTGACTGGCGCCGTCAGTGTGACAGTCGCTTACGGCAGCTCCGCCAACCCGGTCACCTTGAATCTGAGCGGCGGCACAGCCACCTCGGTTGCGGTTGCATCGGCGGCAGCACACGGCACTGCCACCGCTTCTGGGACCAGCATCACTTACACACCAACTTCGGGATACGCCGGTGGCGATTCGTTCACCTACACGGCAACCAACACGGCCGGAACTTCCAGTCCAGCTACGGTAACGGTAACGGTCTCGTCGCCGACCTTGACGATTACGCCTTCGGGTTCATGGTCTGTGACAGACGGCGGCAGCTATAGCCAAACCTTGACCTGGGCCGGTGGCGCGGCGCCTTACAGCGGTATAACGGTCACCGGCTTGCCAGCCGGATTGTCCGTCACGGCGACCAGTTCTACCGGAGCGACAATTTCCGGCACGCCGACCGCCGTCGGCAGTTTCACGGTCACGGCTTCTGCCACCGATAGCAGCACCGGCACCGGTCCATTTACGAAATCGCAGGGTTTTACATTGACGGTGGCTGCACCCACCGTCAGTTTGACGCCGCCTGGTCCAACCTTGACGCCAAGCTACGGCAGCGCATTTTCGCAAGCTTTCACGGCTAGCGGCGGTGTTGCGCCCTATGCGTATGTGTTGACTGGCAGCCTGCCGAGCGGTCTTAGCTGGAATGCGGCGACAGCAACACTTTCCGGTACCCCGACCCAAAGCGGCAGCTTCCCGATCTCGGTCAGTGCGACCGACCACTCGACCGGTACCGGTGCGCCGTTCAGCACATCGGTCAACTACACATTGACGGTCAGCGCGCCGACCATCGCTATCTCGCCGGTCAGCGCGCCGGGTGGCGCTATTGGCCAATCGTATTCGACTACCATCAGCGCCAGCGGCGGCGTTGCGCCCTATAGCTTTACGATATCGGCAGGCGCCTTGCCATCAGGCGTTGCGCTTAACGGCGCAACCGGCGCTCTGACCGGAACGCCGACGGCTGCAGGTAGCTTCAACTTCACCGTGAACGCCAGCGACGCTAACAGCTTTAGCGGAACCCGTGCATATACCGTTGCGATCGGCGCGCCTGGCATGACATTGACGCCGGCATCGCTTCCTGCTGCGGCGGTCGCGACGGCTTATAGCGCGGCCTTTAGCGCCGGCGGCGGTACTGCGCCTTACACCTATGCCCTGACCGCAGGCAGCTTGCCATCGGGGATCAGCCTGAATACCGCTACCGGCGTACTTTCCGGGACCACGGTCCAGGCCGGCAGTTTCCCGATTACGGTGCGCGCCACCGACAGCAGCACCGGGGCGGGTGCGCCATTTACGGCGCAAGGCAGTTATACCTTAGTGGTCGCGGCGCCAACCATCAGCCTGGCGCCAAGTTCAGTGTCGGGCGGTTCCGTGGCGACCAGCTATGCTGCCGTCATCAGCGCCAGCGGCGGCGTATCGCCTTATATTTACAGTATTTCCAGCGGCTCGTTGCCGACAGGAGTAACGCTGAATGCATCGACTGGCGCGGTGAGCGGCACGCCGACTGCGGCGGGGACATTTAATTTCACTGTGAGGGCGCAAGACGCCAATAGCTTCAGTGGCGTCCAGTCCTATAGCCTGGCCATTGCTGCGGCTACCGTGACCTTAAATCCCGCGACGCTGCCCGGCGCCACAGCGGAAGCGGCGTACAGCACCACGCTGGTCGCCGGCGGCGGCACTGCGCCTTACACTTACGCGCTCACTGCTGGCTCCCTCCCGAGCGGCATCAGCCTGAATGCTGCGACCGGCGTATTGTCGGGGACCACCGTCGTGAGCGGCAGTTTCCCGATCACTGTGCGCGCTACCGATAGCAGCACCGGAACCGGGGCGCCGTTCAACGCCTCAAGAAGCTATACGTTGACAGTTGCCGCTCCGGCGATCAGCCTTGCGCCGAGCAGCGTGGCAGGCGGTACCGTTGCCGCCAGCTATGCGGCCAGCATCAGCGCCAGCGGCGGCACCGCGCCTTATACCTACAGCGTTAGCGCAGGTGCGTTGCCGGCAGGGATAAGCCTGAATACCGCCAGTGGCGCGCTGAGCGGCACCCCGACTGCCGCAGGCACTTTCAACGTGACCGTTAAAGCACTCGACGTCAATGGTTTCAACGGCACCCAGGCATATAGCCTGGTGATTGGTTCGGCGACGCTGACGCTCAATCCGGCCACGCTGCCCAACCCGACAGCCGAAGCTGCCTATAGCGCCACATTGACGGCAGGCGGCGGTACTGCGCCGTACAGCTTTGCGGTCAGCGGCGGTGCCTTGCCCACCGGATTGACGCTTAATGCTGCAACCGGTGTGCTGTCCGGCACCACCAACCTGAGCGGCACGTTCAACGTGACGATTAGCGCGACCGATAGCAGCACCGGCGTCGGTGCGCCATTCGTGGCTTCACATGCCTACGTATTGACTGTCGGTGCGCCGAATATTACTTTGACGCCGAGTACGCTGGTCGGCGCCAAGGCCAGCGTCGCGTATAGCCAGCAGTTCACGGCTAGCGGCGGTATAGCGCCGTATGCCTACACGATCAGCGCTGGCAGTTTGCCGGCAGGACTGGCATTGAATGCAGCTACCGGCCTGCTGAGCGGCACGCCGACGGCGGCCGGCAGCTTTACTTTCACCGTGCGCGCCACCGATGCGCAGAACTTTACGGCGCAGCAAGCGGAGACATTGAGCGTCGCTCAGGCACAGCCGGTGGCGGTGAACGATAGCGCCAGCACCCCGGCTAACCAGCCGGTGACGGTGAATGTCACGGCCAACGACAGCGGTCCGATTACGAGTATTGCGGTCAGTACGCCGCCAGCCCATGGCAGTGCGGCTGTGAGCGGCCTGAATGTGGTCTACACGCCAGCCGCTAATTACTTCGGCAGTGATAGTTTGAGTTATGTCGCCACAGGCCCGGGCGGTAGTTCCGCCCCAGCTACGGTAACGGTGACCGTGACGGCGCTCGCGGTGCCGGTTGCGGTAGCCCAGAATGCCACTATCCTGGCGGGCCAGCCTGTGACGTTGCATGGCGCTAGCGGCGCTAGCGGCGGGCCATTTACCGCAGTCGCGATTGTCAGTCCGCCGAGCGTCGGCACCGCCGCCGTCAGCGGCACCGACATCATCTATACCTCGGTAATCGGCAGCAGCGGTGACATCAAGTTCAGTTACACCCTGGCCAATGCCTTTGGTGTATCTGCTCCGGTGACGGCGACCGTCAGTGTCAATCCGATGCCGGTAGTCGGCGCCCATAGCGCCACGGTGGCTGCCGGTGCGGCGGTCAGCGTCGATCTGATGGCGGGCGCCAGCGGCGGCCCATTCACGGCCGCCAATCTGGTGACGGTGTCGCCAACGGCTGCCGGCAGCGCGGTGATCCGCGATGTGGGCAGCGCTGGCAAGCCGTCGTATCAGATGACATTTACTGCATCCAGCAAGTTCGCCGGCGCGGCGGCAATCAGTTACACACTGAGCAATGCCTACGCGACTTCAGCGCCAGGTACTGTCACAGTGACCGTCACGGCAAGGCGCGACATGTCGACCGATCCGGAAGTGATCGGCTTGCTGTCGGCGCAGGCGGATAGCGCAAGACGCTTCGCCAGCGCGCAGATTTCCAACTTCACGCGGCGACTGGAAAGCCTCCACGGCGACGGCTGGGGTACTTCCGGGTTCGGCGTCAGCCTGACGCCGCCGAGCGCGCCAACCGGCCGGCCGGGTTCCGGCACAGAAGCCGCGCCTTGGCTAAGCGCTGATGTCGACCGCATGTATGGCTCACCGCTGCAACCTAACATGCGCAAGGTAGGTTGGATGCCGCAAGCAGGAGGCGGGCAGGGCGGTAGCAACTATGGTGGCGGCACCGGGTCAGCTTTTGGTAGCGGATCAGGTGCGGCTAGCGGTAGCGGCACCGGCAACGGTCCGGTATTGGCGGCCAATGATACGCAGTCAACCATCACCGGCTTGCCCGACCTGCCGGCGCGTCAGGGCAATTCTAAACAGCCGTTGTCATTGTGGATGGGCGGGGCGGTGGACTTTGGCCAGCAGTATGTCAATGGTCACCAGGCCGGTTTCCGTTTCCACACCGATGGCGTGAGTATCGGCGGTGACTATCGCATCAACGACTTCGCCACCTTCGGTATCGGCGGCGGATTTAGTCGCGACAGCAGCGACGTCGGCAATAACGGCACCAAGAGCACCGCAGAAAGCGTGGTCGGTGCGATGTACGGCAGCTTGCGGCCGGCGAAGGACGTATTCATCGACGGCGTACTGGGCTACGGCACGCTGAACTTCAATTCCAACCGTTACATTACCGGCGACGGCGGTTTCGCCACCGGCTTGCGCCATGGCGACCAGGTATTCGGCGCGATTGTCAGCGGCGTCGAATTCCATCGCGAAGGCTGGATGTGGTCGCCATATGGCCGGTTAGAGTTGATGTCTGCCACGCTGGATCAATATACGGAAACCGCCAGCGGGTTGAATGCGCTGACTTACTTCAAGCAGACCGTGCGCACCACCAGCGGCTCTTTGGGAGTACGTGCAGAAGGCCAGTACCTGACCAGCATCGGCACCTGGGTGCCGCGGGCTCGCGTTGAGTTCCGTCATCAGTTCCAGGGGCAGGATGATGCCGGGCTGGCGTACGCCGACCTGGCATCGGCGGGGCCGGCGTATATCGTGCACACCACCAGCCAGGATACCGGCAACTGGTTCGCCGGCATCGGCGCAAGACTGGTGATGCGCAACGGCGTGATGTTTACCATCGACTACAACAGCAACATCAATGTCGGCAACGGCCGCAGCCAGTCAATCATGTTCGGATTGGAAGTGCCGTTGCAATAATCTGTCATGACCAGGGCGGCGGCAATCTCGCCAGAGGTGCCGCCTGCCGTGTGTTGTCGAGAACTGCTTAAGCGATGGTTTTCGGATGCAGCAGATCTGCAAGGCCGATACGACGCAACATCTCGCTGCGCACCCGGTCGGCGACGCCATTGACGATCTCGCAGCCATCCTGCGATGGATCGACATGGGTGCGAAAAGGACGGCTGCCGAAAGGCATGCCGATCACACCGACGATGGCTGCAGCCACGGAGCCGGCGTCGGCATCGGCAGGCTCCAGCGCGGCTAACCCTGCCAATGCCAGCTCGGCCACGCCGGCATAAGGGCCGTCGTTATACTCTGCTGCGCGAAGCTGGTCGGCCGGGGCTCCGGAATGGACGAAGTGATTAGTGCCCTTGGTGAACGCGCCCGGCACGATGATCGAAGTTTCGATCCCCCAGCGCGCCAGTTCTCCCGCATATGAAACCGCCAGCGAATCCATTGCCGCCTTCGCCGCAAAATAGGGCGACAGGAAGGGCGGCGTGCCTCCGCGCGCGCTGCTGGACGAAATCCACATGACCAGTCCCTTGCCTTGTTTGCGTAGTTGAGGCAAGGCGGCGCGATTCACTCTCTGAGTGCTGAGCACGTTGATATCGTAGAGCTGGGCAAACTGTTCCGGCGTGAAAGCCTCGGCCGGGCCGAATGACATGTGGCCAGCGTTATGAATCACGACATCCAGCCGGCCGCATTCAGCAATGACGCTGGAAATGCCTGCCTCCACCGAGTCGCTCGCGGCGACATCCAGTTCTACGGTGCGCAGATCAACCTTGTGTTCGGCGGCATAACGCAGCAGTTCGGCGACCTGTGGGGCGTTGCGGCAGGTAGTTTCGCGCATGCTGGCGTAGACAGTGTGTCCAGCATGCGCCAGTGCGCGGGCGGCGAGGGCGCCGAAGCCGCTGGAGGCGCCGCTAATGAGGATGACTTGTTTCATGATATTTCCTTGGTTTGATGCGGGTTGGAAAGTACATGCATGGAGATGGTTGGATCAGACCATGCCGCCGTTGGCGCGCAGCGTCTGACCATTGATCCAGCTACCTTCTGCGCCAGCCAGGAAGGCGACCGTGGCGGCGATGTCCTGTGGCTGGCCGAGCCGTTCCAGCGGAGCGATCTTGGCCAGGCGATCGATCAGCTCTTGCGATTTGCCATTGAAAAACAGGTCAGTGGCGGTCGGACCCGGAGCTACGGCATTGACGGTGATATTGCGGCCACGCAATTCCTTCGCCAGTACGCTGGTCAGGGCTTCCACGCCAGCCTTGGTGGCGGCGTATATTCCATATGAAGGTTGCAGCGTGCCGACCACGCTTGAAGAGAAATTGATGATGCGACCGCCGTTGCGCAGGCGCTTGCCCGCTTCGCGCATGGTGTTGAAGCTGCCTTTGAGATTGATCGCAATCTGGCGCTCGAAGCTGGCGTCGTCGGTCTCGGCGATCGTGGTATTTGCCATGATGCCGGCATTGTTGACCAAGATGTCGACGCCGCCGAATGCCTGTTCGGTGTTGTCGAACAGGGCGCGCACTGCTGCCGGGTCGCTGACATCGGCTTGCAGCGCC from the Collimonas arenae genome contains:
- a CDS encoding SDR family oxidoreductase; this translates as MKQVILISGASSGFGALAARALAHAGHTVYASMRETTCRNAPQVAELLRYAAEHKVDLRTVELDVAASDSVEAGISSVIAECGRLDVVIHNAGHMSFGPAEAFTPEQFAQLYDINVLSTQRVNRAALPQLRKQGKGLVMWISSSSARGGTPPFLSPYFAAKAAMDSLAVSYAGELARWGIETSIIVPGAFTKGTNHFVHSGAPADQLRAAEYNDGPYAGVAELALAGLAALEPADADAGSVAAAIVGVIGMPFGSRPFRTHVDPSQDGCEIVNGVADRVRSEMLRRIGLADLLHPKTIA
- a CDS encoding SDR family oxidoreductase, whose amino-acid sequence is MNKETQQVAIITGSSRGIGAAVAQRLAGDGFAVVINYSGNAAPAEALTQQIVREGGKALALQADVSDPAAVRALFDNTEQAFGGVDILVNNAGIMANTTIAETDDASFERQIAINLKGSFNTMREAGKRLRNGGRIINFSSSVVGTLQPSYGIYAATKAGVEALTSVLAKELRGRNITVNAVAPGPTATDLFFNGKSQELIDRLAKIAPLERLGQPQDIAATVAFLAGAEGSWINGQTLRANGGMV
- a CDS encoding putative Ig domain-containing protein — protein: MAWFAHLLRGFAYAAIFGWSSFAYAFSPSTECPPIQSITVASGGTSTTDLSGCSVFGLDGMPTAPSHGTLSDMNPTTGNGDSKVIYVNNGDGALSDSFVVLDDLNGTITFTVTVLPAASPITVTPATLPAPSIGNAYSQSLSASGGVAPYTYSLSSGSLPAGLSISAAGLISGTPTAAGAFTFTVGVLDSTTPTALSTTKTYSMTVAVPTMVLAPASPPAGTISLPYSQQMSTTGGTAPYSYAIQVGLGTLPPGLTLSPSGLISGTPTTAGSSTFSLKYTDSTSGTGPFSQAQNVTIVINASPVIVITPTVLPAATVAAAFSQSLSASGGTAPYTFAISAGALPAGLTLSSAGLLSGTPTAGGTFNFTVRGTDQSSFSGTQAYTLTVNAPTIAITPTTLPAATVATAYSQTAVASGGTAGYTYAISAGALPAGVTLSGGGTISGTPTAGGTFNFTVRATDSSTGTGPYIGARAYSMTVNAPTIAITPVSLPAMTVASSFTQNLTASGGIASYTYTVSAGALPNGLTLAANGTLSGTPTVSGPFNFTVTATDSSTGSGPYTGSRAYSVNVSAGLPVTGAVSVTVAYGSSANPVTLNLSGGTATSVAVASAAAHGTATASGTSITYTPTSGYAGGDSFTYTATNTAGTSSPATVTVTVSSPTLTITPSGSWSVTDGGSYSQTLTWAGGAAPYSGITVTGLPAGLSVTATSSTGATISGTPTAVGSFTVTASATDSSTGTGPFTKSQGFTLTVAAPTVSLTPPGPTLTPSYGSAFSQAFTASGGVAPYAYVLTGSLPSGLSWNAATATLSGTPTQSGSFPISVSATDHSTGTGAPFSTSVNYTLTVSAPTIAISPVSAPGGAIGQSYSTTISASGGVAPYSFTISAGALPSGVALNGATGALTGTPTAAGSFNFTVNASDANSFSGTRAYTVAIGAPGMTLTPASLPAAAVATAYSAAFSAGGGTAPYTYALTAGSLPSGISLNTATGVLSGTTVQAGSFPITVRATDSSTGAGAPFTAQGSYTLVVAAPTISLAPSSVSGGSVATSYAAVISASGGVSPYIYSISSGSLPTGVTLNASTGAVSGTPTAAGTFNFTVRAQDANSFSGVQSYSLAIAAATVTLNPATLPGATAEAAYSTTLVAGGGTAPYTYALTAGSLPSGISLNAATGVLSGTTVVSGSFPITVRATDSSTGTGAPFNASRSYTLTVAAPAISLAPSSVAGGTVAASYAASISASGGTAPYTYSVSAGALPAGISLNTASGALSGTPTAAGTFNVTVKALDVNGFNGTQAYSLVIGSATLTLNPATLPNPTAEAAYSATLTAGGGTAPYSFAVSGGALPTGLTLNAATGVLSGTTNLSGTFNVTISATDSSTGVGAPFVASHAYVLTVGAPNITLTPSTLVGAKASVAYSQQFTASGGIAPYAYTISAGSLPAGLALNAATGLLSGTPTAAGSFTFTVRATDAQNFTAQQAETLSVAQAQPVAVNDSASTPANQPVTVNVTANDSGPITSIAVSTPPAHGSAAVSGLNVVYTPAANYFGSDSLSYVATGPGGSSAPATVTVTVTALAVPVAVAQNATILAGQPVTLHGASGASGGPFTAVAIVSPPSVGTAAVSGTDIIYTSVIGSSGDIKFSYTLANAFGVSAPVTATVSVNPMPVVGAHSATVAAGAAVSVDLMAGASGGPFTAANLVTVSPTAAGSAVIRDVGSAGKPSYQMTFTASSKFAGAAAISYTLSNAYATSAPGTVTVTVTARRDMSTDPEVIGLLSAQADSARRFASAQISNFTRRLESLHGDGWGTSGFGVSLTPPSAPTGRPGSGTEAAPWLSADVDRMYGSPLQPNMRKVGWMPQAGGGQGGSNYGGGTGSAFGSGSGAASGSGTGNGPVLAANDTQSTITGLPDLPARQGNSKQPLSLWMGGAVDFGQQYVNGHQAGFRFHTDGVSIGGDYRINDFATFGIGGGFSRDSSDVGNNGTKSTAESVVGAMYGSLRPAKDVFIDGVLGYGTLNFNSNRYITGDGGFATGLRHGDQVFGAIVSGVEFHREGWMWSPYGRLELMSATLDQYTETASGLNALTYFKQTVRTTSGSLGVRAEGQYLTSIGTWVPRARVEFRHQFQGQDDAGLAYADLASAGPAYIVHTTSQDTGNWFAGIGARLVMRNGVMFTIDYNSNINVGNGRSQSIMFGLEVPLQ